Proteins found in one Exiguobacterium sp. 9-2 genomic segment:
- a CDS encoding alpha/beta hydrolase gives MWKKHRKKIIGGVIVIVTLAVIVVIGISGYVGSSLTQPEREALTTTPKKAEGLDYEDVTFRSYKDRTRLSGWWMPSEDAKLTIVFAHGYGKNREQDDVPVFPLFKKFHDAGYNVLTFDFRGSGESDGKRVTVGAKEQDDLLTAVRYAKSRSSKPVVLYGISMGAATSLVTAPKADVVGVIADSPFSDLENYLATNLPVWSGLPNFPFTPIILEITPPLTGLNPERVKPVEAVRRIEYPILLIHGKDDDAIPVTESMKIQKAAPRSELYVTENGGHVQSYAHDRKAYEDKVLTYLSDLH, from the coding sequence GTGTGGAAAAAACATCGTAAGAAAATCATCGGCGGCGTGATCGTCATCGTGACGCTCGCTGTCATCGTTGTCATCGGGATTTCCGGTTATGTCGGATCATCGTTGACGCAACCGGAACGCGAAGCCTTGACGACGACACCCAAAAAAGCAGAAGGACTTGACTATGAAGATGTCACCTTCCGTTCTTATAAAGACCGGACACGTTTGTCTGGCTGGTGGATGCCAAGCGAAGATGCGAAGTTGACGATCGTTTTCGCTCACGGCTATGGCAAGAACCGGGAACAAGATGATGTTCCTGTCTTCCCGCTATTTAAGAAGTTTCACGATGCCGGATACAACGTCTTGACGTTCGATTTCCGAGGATCGGGTGAATCGGACGGGAAACGCGTTACGGTTGGTGCCAAGGAACAAGATGATCTACTGACAGCTGTTCGTTACGCGAAGTCACGTTCTTCAAAACCGGTCGTCCTCTATGGTATCTCAATGGGCGCAGCGACATCACTCGTAACGGCACCGAAAGCGGATGTCGTCGGTGTCATCGCCGACAGCCCGTTCAGCGACTTAGAGAATTATCTCGCAACGAACCTGCCCGTCTGGAGCGGGTTACCGAACTTCCCGTTCACACCGATCATCCTTGAAATCACGCCACCGTTGACAGGTCTTAATCCAGAACGAGTCAAACCGGTCGAAGCGGTCCGGCGCATCGAGTACCCGATTCTGTTGATTCACGGGAAGGATGATGATGCGATTCCCGTCACGGAAAGCATGAAGATCCAAAAAGCTGCTCCGCGCTCGGAACTCTACGTGACGGAAAACGGCGGACACGTCCAGTCATACGCGCATGACCGGAAGGCGTATGAAGATAAAGTGTTGACCTATCTGTCTGACTTGCATTGA
- a CDS encoding squalene/phytoene synthase family protein, with the protein MNETKQLKKDANRVLKATSRTFYIPISRLSQDLQEAVGAAYLCMRAIDEIEDHEDLATDVKTMLLRETALLMRGTFSATAYLELIAPYTAHLPEVTLRLPEWIAYCPAAIRPKVLDSTAEMAEGMAVWAERDWTVETEADLDEYTYYVAGLVGVMLSDIWYWKAGIVTDKQQAIGFGRGLQAVNILRNQQEDAERGVGYFPPGWTTDTMFAYARENLAEADAYLASIPKETTIYEFCHIPLALAHGTLDALAKGKEKLSRPEVLKIVGAAVLKR; encoded by the coding sequence ATGAATGAGACGAAGCAGCTGAAAAAAGACGCGAACCGAGTATTGAAAGCGACGAGTCGCACCTTCTATATCCCGATTAGTCGACTATCGCAAGACTTACAGGAAGCGGTCGGTGCTGCTTATCTATGCATGCGCGCCATCGATGAGATTGAAGATCATGAAGACTTGGCGACGGACGTCAAGACGATGTTGCTCCGGGAGACGGCATTGTTGATGCGGGGCACATTTTCCGCTACCGCCTATCTTGAGTTGATTGCGCCGTATACGGCACACCTACCAGAAGTGACCCTTCGTCTACCGGAGTGGATCGCCTATTGTCCGGCTGCGATTCGTCCGAAAGTGCTCGATTCGACGGCTGAGATGGCAGAAGGCATGGCGGTCTGGGCTGAGCGTGACTGGACGGTCGAGACGGAAGCGGATCTTGATGAGTACACATACTATGTCGCGGGACTTGTCGGTGTTATGTTATCCGACATCTGGTACTGGAAGGCTGGTATCGTCACCGATAAACAGCAAGCGATCGGATTCGGTCGTGGTTTGCAAGCCGTCAACATCCTTCGTAACCAACAGGAAGATGCGGAGCGTGGTGTCGGCTACTTCCCACCTGGTTGGACGACGGATACGATGTTCGCCTATGCGCGTGAGAACCTTGCAGAAGCCGATGCGTACCTTGCGTCCATTCCGAAGGAGACGACGATTTATGAATTCTGTCACATTCCACTTGCACTCGCACATGGAACGCTGGATGCCCTTGCAAAAGGGAAAGAAAAACTGAGTCGTCCGGAAGTCTTGAAGATCGTCGGCGCCGCCGTATTAAAACGATAA
- the csrA gene encoding carbon storage regulator CsrA, translated as MLVLKRKTGEAIQIGDDIELTILAIEGDQIKLGIKAPRQVDIHRKEVYLSIQEENTEASRSTGLIGQLLKQQEK; from the coding sequence ATGCTCGTACTCAAACGAAAGACGGGAGAAGCGATTCAAATCGGTGACGACATTGAACTGACGATTCTTGCGATTGAAGGCGATCAAATCAAGCTCGGTATCAAGGCACCGCGACAGGTCGACATCCACCGGAAGGAAGTCTACTTGTCGATCCAAGAAGAGAACACGGAAGCCTCCCGTAGCACAGGGTTGATCGGACAACTCTTGAAACAACAGGAAAAATGA
- the fliW gene encoding flagellar assembly protein FliW, with the protein MQIETDFFGTITIDETEIITFASELPGFPDAKRFILLPFGEGVPFWSFQSIDQPECAFVVTNPFWIDPEYVFELPDAAKEQLGIEDTAQVAVYTTVTLRDPFTTSTTNLRAPFVMETKQRLAKQIILDDTYTNRHLIGSLTEVGGR; encoded by the coding sequence ATGCAAATCGAAACCGATTTTTTTGGAACTATCACGATTGACGAGACGGAAATCATCACTTTCGCGTCCGAATTACCAGGTTTTCCGGACGCGAAGCGCTTCATCCTGCTCCCATTTGGAGAGGGCGTACCATTCTGGTCGTTTCAATCGATTGATCAGCCGGAGTGTGCGTTCGTCGTGACGAACCCGTTCTGGATTGATCCGGAATACGTCTTCGAGTTACCAGACGCAGCGAAAGAACAGCTCGGGATCGAGGATACGGCGCAAGTCGCTGTCTATACGACGGTCACGTTACGAGATCCGTTCACGACGTCGACGACGAACTTACGGGCACCCTTCGTCATGGAGACGAAACAACGACTCGCGAAACAAATCATCTTAGACGATACCTATACGAATCGTCATCTGATCGGCAGCCTGACGGAAGTAGGTGGTCGCTGA
- a CDS encoding DUF6470 family protein, whose amino-acid sequence MNLPHLEMRQTAARIGMNITRPQIEQKQTPASLSIEQPRGELSIETVAARLEIDSTQAWIEMGRVPALESVRQYAAYGRQKGQEAVAQRASEGDQLMRIEQGGGTVARIAKTNDAPPAEVTTLGFIPRSLDRVKTTFTPAEVRLSYTANRPKIDVETHQPELTVKDGQVEIFLQEQNQLNMWPVGGIFDGEG is encoded by the coding sequence ATGAATCTTCCACATCTTGAAATGCGTCAGACGGCAGCACGAATCGGGATGAACATCACGCGTCCGCAAATCGAGCAGAAGCAGACACCTGCCTCCCTTTCGATCGAACAGCCTCGCGGGGAACTGTCGATTGAAACCGTCGCGGCACGTCTTGAGATCGATTCGACACAAGCCTGGATCGAGATGGGGCGTGTTCCTGCGCTCGAGTCCGTTCGGCAGTACGCTGCCTACGGTCGACAAAAGGGACAGGAAGCGGTCGCGCAGAGAGCATCGGAAGGGGATCAACTGATGCGGATCGAGCAAGGTGGGGGAACGGTCGCGCGGATTGCAAAAACTAACGACGCACCGCCTGCCGAAGTGACGACACTCGGATTCATCCCGCGGAGTCTTGATCGGGTCAAGACGACTTTTACACCAGCGGAAGTCCGATTGAGCTACACCGCGAATCGTCCGAAGATCGATGTCGAAACGCATCAACCGGAGCTGACCGTAAAAGACGGACAGGTCGAGATTTTCTTACAAGAACAAAATCAATTGAATATGTGGCCGGTTGGTGGCATATTCGACGGGGAAGGATAA
- the flgL gene encoding flagellar hook-associated protein FlgL codes for MRVTQTMLTKTNIGHLSSSYQRLSTLQEQLISGKKIQRPSDDPVVAMQGVRYRTEVREVEQFKKNASEATGWMDLTDSALNEVTSAMSRIRELTTQAATDTYDATQRKAIQSEVGQLIEHIGTLANTKYNEKGIFNGTKTDTEFVSMDGLRDYLASASGPVDGVFTDGDPTGKETESIQYEVSSGIEVQVNISPLSVFGPGTFQTLKKVYDALGTNADNNGAALSGMLKDIDEMVNGTVETRADLGARVNRMDLNTSRLEDQEIIAKTVMSDNEDIEAEKVIMELKSYETLHRAALSAGARIIQPTLLDFLR; via the coding sequence ATGAGAGTAACACAAACGATGTTGACGAAAACGAATATCGGGCACTTATCCTCTAGCTACCAGCGCTTGAGCACGCTTCAAGAGCAATTGATCAGCGGGAAGAAAATTCAGCGTCCATCCGATGATCCGGTCGTCGCGATGCAGGGCGTGCGTTACCGGACGGAAGTACGAGAAGTCGAACAGTTCAAGAAAAATGCCAGTGAAGCAACGGGCTGGATGGACTTGACGGATTCGGCCCTTAACGAAGTCACGTCGGCGATGAGCCGGATTCGTGAGTTGACAACACAGGCGGCGACGGATACGTATGATGCGACACAGCGTAAAGCGATCCAGAGCGAGGTCGGTCAATTGATCGAACACATCGGGACGCTCGCGAATACGAAATACAATGAAAAAGGGATCTTCAACGGGACGAAGACGGATACGGAATTCGTCTCGATGGACGGATTGCGTGATTACTTAGCAAGTGCTTCAGGTCCTGTTGATGGTGTCTTCACGGATGGAGATCCGACAGGTAAGGAGACGGAATCAATTCAATATGAAGTCTCTTCCGGTATCGAAGTCCAAGTCAACATCTCGCCACTTAGCGTCTTTGGACCGGGAACGTTCCAGACGTTGAAAAAAGTCTACGATGCCCTAGGGACGAATGCTGACAATAATGGAGCTGCTTTATCCGGTATGTTGAAGGATATCGATGAGATGGTGAACGGCACGGTCGAGACGCGTGCGGATCTCGGGGCACGGGTCAACCGGATGGATTTGAACACGTCACGGCTCGAGGATCAGGAAATCATCGCAAAGACGGTCATGTCGGATAACGAAGACATCGAGGCGGAAAAAGTCATCATGGAACTGAAGTCGTACGAAACGTTACACCGAGCGGCTCTCAGCGCCGGAGCACGAATCATTCAACCAACGTTACTCGATTTCCTACGATAA
- the flgK gene encoding flagellar hook-associated protein FlgK, which translates to MGSTFMGLETGRRALTTNQWALQSTGNNIANAGTEGFSRQRLVMGTTEQLSISLGSGRNGQVGTGVRGEMIERIRDIMLDKQYRDEVTKVSYYGTKEAAFGRMEDIINEPSDTGLAKAFDGFWESLQTLSTNPQDSGARSVVRQKAETLAQTFNYMSKAINQVKSDLKSEIDVSTKKVNDLLQKINNINIEIHTVEPLGALPNALYDERDRYLDELAQYTDFEKVAVDAQDIGNGKMGNALRNAEGRIDIELKMPDGTKIKVVDAKAASAVTLRFTENTDGIYNGLEVNGVAQTFDTTKGFTTGRLSGLLEMYGQERNGQAVGEYVKMESQLDEMAKTFADAFNAAHATNLKKDGTAGSNAFFASTSGDITAATISVGADIKASLDNIATSTDGNIGDSQGALKLAKMKTASITFTKSNTTTTIGSFYQNVIGNMAVSTDQVARLGKSAAVLMESADQRRMSMSAVSIDEEMTMMIQYQHAYNAAARNITTVDEMLDKIINGMGLVGR; encoded by the coding sequence ATGGGATCGACTTTCATGGGGCTTGAGACAGGACGTCGGGCATTAACGACGAACCAGTGGGCCCTGCAATCGACTGGAAATAACATTGCGAACGCCGGTACGGAAGGATTCTCTCGTCAGCGTCTCGTCATGGGAACAACAGAACAGCTTTCGATATCGCTTGGATCTGGCCGAAATGGTCAAGTCGGAACGGGTGTCCGCGGAGAAATGATCGAGCGGATTCGTGACATCATGCTCGATAAGCAATACCGGGATGAAGTGACGAAAGTTTCCTATTACGGCACGAAGGAAGCGGCGTTCGGACGGATGGAAGATATCATCAATGAACCGTCGGATACGGGTCTTGCGAAGGCATTCGACGGATTCTGGGAATCACTTCAGACTTTGTCGACGAATCCGCAGGACTCGGGTGCACGCAGTGTCGTCCGGCAAAAAGCAGAGACGCTCGCACAGACCTTCAATTATATGTCGAAGGCAATCAATCAAGTCAAATCAGACTTAAAAAGTGAAATTGATGTCTCGACGAAAAAAGTCAACGATCTCTTGCAAAAAATCAATAATATCAATATCGAGATTCATACGGTCGAACCACTCGGTGCTCTTCCGAATGCGCTTTATGATGAACGTGACCGCTACTTAGATGAGCTCGCACAATATACCGACTTCGAGAAAGTAGCTGTCGACGCGCAGGACATCGGGAATGGCAAGATGGGGAATGCGTTACGCAACGCGGAAGGACGAATCGACATTGAGCTGAAGATGCCTGACGGGACGAAAATCAAAGTCGTTGACGCAAAAGCTGCATCAGCCGTGACGCTCCGATTTACCGAAAATACCGACGGGATTTACAACGGTCTTGAAGTGAACGGAGTAGCACAAACGTTTGATACGACCAAGGGATTTACGACGGGACGCTTATCCGGATTGCTCGAGATGTATGGTCAAGAACGAAACGGTCAAGCTGTCGGTGAATACGTCAAGATGGAGAGTCAACTTGATGAGATGGCGAAAACATTCGCCGATGCGTTCAACGCCGCGCACGCGACGAACTTGAAAAAAGACGGGACAGCGGGATCGAATGCGTTCTTTGCTTCGACAAGTGGCGACATCACGGCAGCAACGATTTCCGTCGGTGCGGACATCAAAGCGAGTCTCGATAACATTGCAACGTCGACGGACGGGAACATCGGTGACAGCCAAGGGGCGCTGAAACTGGCGAAGATGAAGACAGCAAGCATTACGTTTACGAAGTCGAACACGACGACGACGATCGGCTCGTTTTATCAAAACGTCATCGGCAACATGGCGGTCTCGACCGACCAAGTCGCGCGCCTCGGAAAAAGTGCCGCTGTCTTGATGGAGAGTGCGGACCAGCGGCGTATGTCGATGTCTGCCGTCTCGATCGATGAAGAGATGACGATGATGATTCAGTATCAACACGCTTATAATGCAGCAGCACGAAATATTACGACCGTCGATGAGATGCTCGATAAAATCATCAACGGTATGGGACTCGTAGGACGGTGA
- a CDS encoding flagellar protein FlgN produces the protein MQLINQLNEAHAHLLALAEEKKQVLVANDMRRLSEIVKEEPVHIKRIEGLEQERLALMGSVTMTEWIATHPEDVDSLRTLLQTIGQLRQLNALNAELLEQSLHYLDWHLQLLIPEADDFTYGQSALNQTHFNRNA, from the coding sequence ATGCAACTCATCAATCAGCTTAACGAGGCGCATGCTCATTTACTTGCGCTCGCAGAAGAAAAGAAGCAAGTCTTGGTTGCAAATGACATGCGTCGCTTGTCTGAAATCGTCAAGGAAGAACCCGTACATATCAAACGGATCGAAGGACTAGAACAAGAGCGGCTCGCACTGATGGGGAGCGTGACGATGACGGAATGGATCGCGACGCATCCGGAAGATGTCGACTCACTCCGGACATTGTTGCAGACGATCGGTCAGTTGCGGCAGCTGAATGCACTGAACGCAGAGCTGCTCGAGCAATCGTTGCACTATTTGGATTGGCATCTCCAACTCTTGATTCCAGAAGCAGACGACTTCACATATGGTCAGTCCGCACTGAACCAGACACACTTTAACCGAAACGCGTAA
- the flgM gene encoding flagellar biosynthesis anti-sigma factor FlgM — protein MRIDSTKWVNMPKTYERTQSVEGTKNQRTNRPDEVSISTEARARFNETQTSRTEKIESLKQAIQDGTYKPDAKKIAERFLNL, from the coding sequence ATGCGAATTGATTCTACGAAATGGGTGAACATGCCCAAAACGTACGAAAGAACTCAATCAGTAGAAGGAACAAAAAACCAACGCACGAACCGTCCGGACGAAGTCAGTATCTCAACAGAAGCGCGCGCGCGTTTTAATGAGACACAGACGTCACGGACTGAAAAGATTGAATCCCTCAAGCAGGCGATCCAGGATGGAACCTATAAACCGGACGCGAAAAAAATCGCGGAACGTTTCTTGAACCTGTAA
- a CDS encoding ComF family protein — protein MWRQQGLTLQTTPLYLYNDAAKEFMRRFKFLGDTALLEMFTDDLKKVKIKQAVLVPIPLSTERLADRRFNQAELIARQMRGKIAPYLNRLEGPAQSKAGRQARLARSNPFCVTNDVKGKNIVLVDDVYTTGVTLRQAMSRLKEAGAKEISAVTLFRSV, from the coding sequence GTGTGGCGGCAGCAAGGGCTGACGCTCCAGACGACACCTCTTTATCTGTACAATGATGCAGCCAAGGAATTCATGCGTCGGTTCAAGTTTCTCGGAGATACTGCGTTGCTTGAGATGTTTACCGATGACTTGAAGAAGGTAAAAATCAAACAAGCTGTTCTTGTTCCGATACCGTTAAGCACCGAGCGTCTCGCAGACCGTCGTTTCAATCAAGCGGAGTTGATCGCACGCCAGATGCGTGGGAAAATCGCGCCGTATTTGAATCGTTTGGAGGGTCCTGCCCAAAGTAAGGCAGGACGACAGGCTCGTCTTGCGCGAAGTAATCCGTTTTGCGTGACGAATGACGTCAAAGGGAAGAACATTGTGCTCGTCGATGACGTCTACACGACAGGTGTGACTCTTCGGCAGGCAATGTCTCGACTGAAGGAGGCAGGCGCAAAAGAAATTTCTGCTGTAACTTTATTTCGAAGTGTTTAA
- a CDS encoding helicase-related protein — MMDLRGRLVPAEWIDTPNETYRYMPAVTWRCQRCGALPVRGACTCGKACYYCRKCLAYGKLRSCGRLVTDLEALDPVIPSQHGPLLLTPAQLRIAQAIQQTVLRPKRLLVHAVCGAGKTPMLFPGIADALTNGRRVLVAAPRADVVRELTGHLKRAFANTSIVSLYGGSSERLELGDITVSTTHQLIHYRHCFDVVFLDEVDAFPYRMDRTLHRYVKRAMTKDAALILLSATPSFWHRRFPIVRLMRRYHGYPLPVPKLVVPYTEQIVFDWLARHAAVPRLVFVSRIAELERWQNRFADAGYTVETVHAADSERVEKVRRFRQSTGILLTTTILERGVTIENVQVAILDADQGFSTAALIQISGRVGRSSAYPDGDILFCANDRSDAMYEAIHHIKKANAVQP, encoded by the coding sequence ATGATGGATCTTCGAGGACGACTCGTACCTGCTGAATGGATAGATACACCAAACGAAACATATCGATACATGCCAGCCGTAACATGGCGTTGTCAACGGTGTGGTGCACTACCAGTACGAGGTGCCTGTACATGTGGAAAAGCCTGTTATTATTGTCGAAAATGTCTCGCTTATGGCAAATTGCGAAGCTGCGGGAGGCTCGTGACGGATTTGGAGGCGCTTGATCCAGTGATCCCGTCGCAACACGGACCATTGTTGTTGACGCCGGCGCAACTGCGCATCGCACAAGCAATCCAGCAGACCGTCTTGCGTCCGAAACGACTTCTTGTCCATGCCGTGTGTGGTGCCGGAAAAACGCCGATGCTCTTTCCAGGAATCGCCGACGCCCTTACAAACGGACGACGTGTTCTTGTCGCAGCACCTCGGGCAGATGTCGTCCGAGAATTGACAGGACATTTGAAGCGAGCATTCGCAAATACGTCCATTGTCTCTTTATACGGTGGTTCGTCGGAGCGTCTCGAGTTAGGTGACATCACGGTCAGTACGACACACCAATTGATTCATTACCGGCATTGTTTCGATGTCGTCTTCTTGGATGAGGTCGATGCCTTCCCTTACCGGATGGACCGGACGTTGCACCGGTACGTCAAACGAGCAATGACGAAAGACGCTGCCTTGATTTTATTAAGCGCCACCCCTTCGTTTTGGCATCGACGCTTTCCGATAGTCCGACTGATGCGGCGCTATCACGGGTATCCGTTACCGGTACCAAAGCTCGTCGTACCTTATACCGAACAGATCGTATTCGATTGGTTGGCGCGTCATGCTGCTGTACCACGGCTCGTGTTCGTCTCGCGTATTGCGGAGCTTGAGCGATGGCAGAACCGATTCGCAGATGCAGGCTATACCGTCGAGACGGTCCATGCCGCGGATTCAGAACGAGTCGAGAAGGTCCGACGCTTTCGACAATCGACAGGAATCTTACTGACAACGACGATTCTAGAGCGGGGTGTGACGATCGAAAACGTCCAGGTTGCGATTCTTGATGCCGATCAAGGATTCAGTACGGCAGCCTTGATTCAAATCAGCGGACGTGTCGGACGATCGTCGGCGTATCCAGATGGTGACATTTTATTTTGCGCCAATGACCGAAGTGATGCGATGTATGAAGCGATCCATCACATTAAAAAAGCGAATGCCGTGCAACCATGA
- a CDS encoding DegV family protein — protein sequence MSQIVILTDSTAYLPTTYCEEHQVHVAPLSVIFDGDAYREGFDISVAEFYKRIQTGSLPTTSQPNIGDLVASFEQLPEGTDIIGITLSSGISGTYQALHTINMMVEHVNVHPIDSRISCMPQAFLVQEAVRLRDAGATAETIVNRLETLKKQIRAYFVVDDLAHLQRGGRLSVTQAFVGSFLKIKPVLHFIDGKIVPFEKIRTFKRAVNRIEEMMKEDIKGDGAGYVIGVIHAEDSMKAEAEIAELTALFPQARIEMSFFGPVIGTHLGPGAIGITWYHAAE from the coding sequence ATGAGCCAGATTGTGATCTTAACGGATAGCACAGCCTATCTGCCAACTACCTATTGTGAAGAACATCAAGTGCACGTCGCACCACTTAGTGTCATCTTCGACGGTGACGCCTATCGAGAAGGGTTTGACATCTCAGTAGCTGAATTTTATAAACGCATCCAGACGGGCAGCCTCCCGACGACATCACAACCGAACATCGGTGATCTCGTTGCGTCGTTCGAGCAATTGCCGGAAGGAACGGATATCATCGGTATCACACTATCGAGTGGGATCAGTGGAACGTATCAAGCGTTACATACGATCAACATGATGGTGGAGCATGTTAACGTTCATCCAATCGATTCACGTATTTCCTGTATGCCGCAAGCGTTTCTCGTCCAAGAAGCCGTTCGTTTGCGAGATGCAGGAGCGACGGCAGAGACGATCGTTAATCGTCTGGAGACATTAAAAAAACAGATTCGAGCCTACTTCGTCGTCGACGATCTAGCCCACCTTCAGCGTGGTGGACGTTTGAGTGTCACACAGGCATTCGTCGGCTCGTTTCTGAAGATAAAACCGGTCCTTCACTTCATCGACGGGAAAATCGTTCCGTTCGAAAAAATCCGGACGTTCAAGCGAGCGGTCAATCGAATCGAGGAAATGATGAAGGAAGACATCAAAGGGGACGGAGCAGGATATGTCATCGGTGTCATCCATGCGGAGGATTCTATGAAAGCAGAAGCAGAAATTGCCGAACTAACGGCACTTTTCCCGCAGGCGCGCATCGAGATGAGCTTCTTCGGACCCGTCATCGGGACACACCTCGGACCTGGTGCAATTGGGATCACGTGGTATCATGCAGCGGAATGA
- a CDS encoding response regulator translates to MNNEQVKVVIVDDHQLFREGVKRILDFEEEFVVVAEGESGAEVISLVETHQPDIVLMDINMPQVNGVEATKRLMEVYPDVRVIILSIHDDETYVMHALGAGAVGYLLKEMATDELVNAIRSVYREGGYVHPKVTPNLLQEYRRLMKMKQTMASQPVEKRVAEAPLHVLTRRECEVLQLLADGFSNRAISDTLYISEKTVKNHVSSILRKMNVPDRTGAVVESIRRGWVVV, encoded by the coding sequence GTGAACAACGAGCAAGTGAAAGTAGTCATCGTCGACGATCATCAGTTATTCCGTGAAGGCGTTAAACGAATTCTTGATTTCGAAGAAGAGTTCGTCGTCGTAGCGGAGGGGGAAAGTGGAGCGGAAGTCATCTCGCTCGTCGAAACCCACCAACCGGATATCGTCTTAATGGATATCAACATGCCGCAAGTCAATGGTGTCGAAGCAACAAAACGTCTGATGGAAGTCTATCCGGACGTCCGTGTCATCATCTTATCGATTCATGATGATGAGACATATGTCATGCATGCACTCGGTGCAGGCGCGGTCGGTTATCTCTTAAAAGAAATGGCAACCGATGAGCTCGTCAATGCGATTCGTTCCGTATACCGCGAAGGTGGCTACGTCCATCCGAAGGTCACACCGAACTTGTTACAGGAATATCGTCGTTTGATGAAGATGAAACAAACGATGGCATCACAGCCTGTTGAAAAACGAGTCGCGGAAGCACCGCTCCACGTTCTAACACGTCGCGAATGCGAAGTCTTACAGTTACTGGCGGACGGCTTCTCAAACCGTGCGATCAGCGATACGTTATACATCAGTGAAAAGACGGTTAAGAACCACGTTTCATCGATCCTTCGGAAGATGAATGTACCGGACCGAACTGGTGCCGTCGTCGAATCAATTCGCCGTGGATGGGTCGTCGTCTAA
- a CDS encoding sensor histidine kinase translates to MNDIVQNIIGVVEESREEIVRITESSREQYAEIQQELRDLKIRVHDYIKEAERLERHIKDAKARLVVVSKNFDSYSEQDVRSAYETANALQLESFINQRDEMNCRKRRDELERRLIQLDETIERADQLIGRVSVVLNFLTDDMQMMNEKYEKAMQKQEMGLKVFQSAENERRRLSRDMHDGPAQTLAHVLIRADLIEKIHQHNGAEAAFEEIHRLRTLIRDGLADIRRIIYDLRPMTLDDLGFVPTLERYLRHIQEISNIPVHFNYLGGGERIDSTYEVAVFRIVQEAVQNAVKHSKASDIRIIIEQYQHSVRIHVKDNGVGFDFDSIVASCDESFGLVGMRERIELIDGEFEIETQPGKGTVIKVKIPIEESEARGETL, encoded by the coding sequence TTGAATGATATCGTACAGAACATCATCGGCGTCGTAGAAGAGAGTCGGGAAGAAATCGTCCGGATTACGGAAAGTTCTCGCGAACAGTATGCCGAAATTCAGCAAGAACTACGCGACCTGAAGATTCGGGTGCACGACTATATAAAAGAAGCAGAACGACTTGAACGGCACATCAAGGATGCGAAGGCGCGACTCGTCGTCGTCAGTAAAAACTTCGACAGCTACTCGGAACAGGATGTCCGGTCGGCCTATGAGACTGCAAACGCGTTGCAGCTCGAATCGTTCATCAATCAACGAGACGAGATGAATTGCCGAAAACGACGTGATGAGCTCGAGCGCCGACTGATTCAGCTCGATGAGACGATAGAACGAGCAGATCAATTGATTGGACGTGTCTCGGTCGTCTTGAACTTCTTGACGGACGATATGCAGATGATGAATGAAAAATATGAAAAGGCGATGCAAAAGCAGGAGATGGGTCTAAAAGTCTTCCAGTCCGCCGAAAATGAACGCCGCCGGCTGTCGCGCGATATGCATGATGGTCCGGCACAGACGCTTGCCCATGTCTTGATCCGGGCAGATTTGATTGAAAAGATTCACCAGCACAATGGGGCAGAGGCAGCTTTTGAAGAGATTCACCGTTTACGGACGTTGATTCGGGATGGGCTTGCTGATATCCGTCGTATCATATACGATTTACGTCCGATGACGCTTGACGATCTCGGATTCGTTCCGACGCTCGAACGTTATCTTCGTCATATTCAAGAAATTTCGAATATTCCGGTTCACTTCAACTATCTCGGAGGCGGTGAACGAATCGATTCGACGTATGAAGTCGCCGTTTTCCGAATCGTGCAAGAAGCCGTTCAAAATGCAGTTAAGCATTCCAAAGCGAGTGACATTCGTATTATCATAGAACAATATCAACATTCCGTACGAATCCATGTAAAGGATAATGGCGTTGGATTTGATTTTGATTCCATCGTCGCGTCGTGTGACGAGTCATTCGGACTCGTCGGTATGCGTGAACGGATCGAATTGATCGATGGTGAATTCGAAATCGAGACGCAACCCGGAAAAGGTACGGTCATCAAGGTAAAGATTCCAATCGAGGAATCCGAAGCGAGAGGGGAAACACTGTGA